One genomic segment of Ehrlichia chaffeensis str. Arkansas includes these proteins:
- a CDS encoding DUF1013 domain-containing protein produces the protein MSNSNVPLAHNPKESSSTLEDSGPLMPRAVAVWLVDNTILTFEQIAKFCNLHLLEVKGIADGEVAKGVVGCNPITMGQVTKEEIEYCQNDPTRVPRLISYRNFKKSKKRTVRYTPVARRRDKPDAVAWILKYCPEMQDVCIAKLIGTTKSTIAAIRNKEHWNSSNIKPRDPVLLGLCTQVDLDEAIMKAQIVAERERRVKNIKANDFSVSDSV, from the coding sequence ATGTCAAATAGTAATGTTCCTTTAGCTCATAACCCTAAGGAATCTTCTTCCACGTTAGAAGACTCTGGTCCTTTAATGCCTAGGGCTGTTGCGGTATGGTTAGTAGATAATACTATATTGACTTTTGAGCAAATAGCAAAATTTTGTAACTTGCACCTGTTAGAAGTTAAAGGTATTGCGGATGGTGAAGTTGCTAAAGGTGTGGTTGGATGTAATCCAATTACAATGGGACAGGTTACAAAGGAAGAAATTGAATATTGTCAGAATGATCCTACTAGAGTACCTAGATTAATTAGCTATAGAAATTTTAAAAAAAGTAAAAAAAGGACTGTTAGGTATACACCTGTAGCACGTCGTAGAGATAAGCCTGATGCTGTGGCATGGATTTTAAAATATTGTCCTGAAATGCAAGATGTATGTATAGCTAAGTTGATAGGTACTACGAAATCAACTATTGCTGCTATTAGAAATAAAGAACATTGGAATTCGAGTAACATTAAACCTAGAGATCCTGTGTTACTTGGTTTGTGTACTCAAGTGGATCTAGATGAAGCGATTATGAAAGCTCAGATAGTTGCAGAAAGAGAAAGAAGAGTGAAAAACATCAAGGCTAATGATTTTTCTGTGTCTGATTCAGTGTAA
- the pheS gene encoding phenylalanine--tRNA ligase subunit alpha, whose protein sequence is MLHSNIYNLQAEATNKILSSSSLEELESIKLYYFGKSGTITACLKSIATISNIEERKSVGSSVNAICAELKSLINSQKEKLHKIQINAQLMQDRVDISLPVRPKQIAKLHPISKTLHEVRHIFSSLGFKLSDGPELEDEFHVFDALNTHKNHPAREENDTFYLKTLVNQKRVVLRTHTSSVQIRVMQANKGNYPIKIIAPGKVYRNDWDATHSPMFHQIEGLYIDKNVNMGHLKYCIHYFLKKFFGENIQIRFRNSYFPFTEPSAEVDIKCGEKDWIEILGCGMVHRNVLTNVNIDPDQYSGFAFGIGIERVAMLKYNISDLRKFYSNKLQWLNHYGFCFTHLVSC, encoded by the coding sequence GTGTTGCACAGTAATATATACAACTTACAAGCAGAAGCTACTAACAAGATACTATCTAGCTCTTCCCTTGAAGAGTTAGAAAGCATAAAGCTTTACTACTTTGGTAAGTCAGGCACTATAACAGCATGTTTAAAAAGTATTGCAACAATTAGTAATATAGAAGAGAGGAAATCTGTTGGAAGTAGTGTAAATGCTATATGTGCTGAACTAAAATCTTTAATTAATTCTCAAAAAGAAAAATTACATAAAATACAAATCAATGCTCAATTGATGCAAGATAGGGTTGATATTAGTTTGCCAGTTCGCCCGAAACAAATAGCTAAATTACATCCGATTTCTAAAACTTTACATGAAGTAAGACATATTTTTTCATCTTTAGGGTTTAAATTATCTGATGGACCAGAACTTGAGGATGAATTTCACGTTTTTGATGCACTTAATACACATAAAAACCATCCAGCAAGAGAAGAAAATGACACTTTTTATTTAAAAACATTAGTAAATCAAAAAAGAGTTGTGCTACGAACTCATACATCTTCTGTACAAATCAGAGTAATGCAAGCTAACAAAGGAAATTATCCAATTAAAATTATTGCCCCCGGGAAGGTTTATAGGAATGACTGGGATGCAACCCATAGTCCAATGTTTCATCAAATTGAAGGTTTATATATTGATAAAAATGTTAATATGGGACACCTAAAATATTGTATACATTACTTTTTAAAAAAATTTTTTGGAGAAAATATCCAAATAAGATTTCGTAATAGCTATTTTCCATTTACTGAACCATCAGCAGAAGTTGATATAAAGTGTGGGGAAAAAGATTGGATAGAAATTTTAGGATGTGGAATGGTCCACCGTAACGTTTTAACAAATGTAAATATTGATCCAGATCAATATAGTGGATTTGCATTTGGCATTGGTATTGAAAGAGTTGCCATGCTCAAATATAATATTAGCGACCTGCGTAAATTCTATAGTAACAAATTACAATGGTTAAATCATTATGGTTTTTGTTTTACCCATCTCGTATCATGTTGA
- a CDS encoding MFS transporter, with product MNLRRAVLSTIMCNTLVWYDYVLFGNLVSVISKLFFPAEDRYFSLIMTFSIFAVGFLMRPFGASIFGYIGDKYGRKAALTLSIIAISVPITFISILPTYEKIGILSPILLIICRLMQGISLGGEAGNATFLIEHSKKGKNIGFFGSFETLSAVLGSIIALFMILLSQYFTGENFEVWGWRIPFVIGLLLGLISVYIRRITGESPAYDTHKENNNLSQSPFLELLKKYKRPLVLATCIDCVENCSFHIFMVFFITFIKEFSNIHLNLNANTISIIESFNIMICGILNVFFGYISDYVGRRKVMLIASVSLFCVAIPVFWLLSQDSYVSLIAAYLIFVIPFSATLGPASGAMSELFPTKVRYTGFGLSRNIASAISGGMAPVVCTWLIRATGLSFIPGVYVMFWALVGVIALCQIRKKDVYADW from the coding sequence ATGAATTTAAGAAGAGCTGTGTTATCGACAATCATGTGTAATACTTTAGTATGGTATGATTATGTGTTATTTGGGAATTTGGTGAGTGTAATCAGTAAATTATTTTTTCCAGCAGAAGATAGATATTTTAGTCTTATTATGACATTCAGTATTTTTGCAGTTGGATTTTTAATGCGTCCTTTTGGGGCAAGTATTTTTGGTTACATTGGCGATAAATATGGAAGAAAAGCTGCACTGACTTTATCGATTATAGCAATATCTGTCCCTATTACTTTTATCTCAATATTGCCTACCTATGAAAAAATAGGAATATTGTCTCCTATATTACTTATTATTTGTAGGTTGATGCAGGGGATATCTCTAGGTGGAGAAGCTGGTAATGCTACTTTCTTAATAGAGCATTCTAAAAAGGGAAAAAACATTGGTTTTTTTGGTAGTTTTGAGACCCTTAGTGCTGTGCTTGGTTCTATTATTGCATTATTTATGATCTTGTTATCTCAGTACTTTACAGGAGAAAATTTTGAAGTATGGGGTTGGAGAATACCTTTTGTAATTGGTTTATTATTGGGATTAATTAGTGTTTATATTAGGCGTATTACTGGTGAAAGTCCTGCGTATGATACTCATAAAGAAAATAATAATCTTTCTCAATCTCCTTTCTTAGAATTGTTAAAAAAGTATAAGCGCCCTTTAGTCTTGGCAACATGTATTGACTGTGTAGAAAATTGTTCATTTCATATTTTTATGGTGTTTTTTATTACATTTATTAAGGAGTTCTCAAATATTCACCTGAATTTAAATGCTAATACTATAAGCATTATTGAAAGTTTTAATATAATGATTTGTGGTATTTTGAATGTATTTTTTGGATATATTTCAGATTATGTAGGGCGTAGAAAAGTAATGTTAATTGCATCTGTGTCATTGTTTTGTGTTGCAATACCAGTATTTTGGTTATTAAGTCAAGATAGCTATGTTTCTTTGATTGCTGCATATTTAATATTTGTAATTCCGTTTTCTGCAACTTTAGGTCCAGCAAGTGGTGCAATGTCTGAATTGTTCCCTACAAAAGTTAGATATACTGGTTTTGGATTATCGCGTAACATTGCTTCAGCTATATCTGGTGGTATGGCTCCTGTAGTATGTACATGGCTTATAAGGGCAACAGGGCTTTCGTTTATTCCTGGAGTATATGTTATGTTTTGGGCATTGGTTGGAGTTATTGCATTGTGTCAGATCAGAAAAAAAGATGTTTATGCTGATTGGTAA
- the rplT gene encoding 50S ribosomal protein L20 — MARVKRGVTTRARHKKVIKLAKGYRGRSKNCYRIALQRVEKALQYAYRDRRNRKRFFRSLWIMRINAAVRQHGLLYSDFIHGLSLANVTLNRKVLADMAVNHKDHFKQIVDLIKEALNKSRVAQ, encoded by the coding sequence ATGGCTAGAGTTAAGCGTGGTGTTACGACAAGAGCACGGCATAAGAAGGTTATTAAGCTAGCAAAAGGTTATAGGGGACGTTCCAAGAACTGCTATAGGATAGCTTTGCAAAGAGTAGAAAAAGCATTACAATACGCTTATCGTGATAGACGTAATCGTAAGAGGTTTTTCAGAAGCCTGTGGATTATGCGTATTAATGCAGCTGTAAGGCAACATGGTCTTCTGTATTCAGACTTCATTCACGGTTTATCCTTAGCAAATGTAACATTGAATAGGAAAGTTCTAGCAGACATGGCGGTTAACCATAAGGATCACTTCAAGCAAATTGTAGATCTTATTAAAGAAGCTTTAAATAAATCTCGTGTTGCACAGTAA
- the rpsP gene encoding 30S ribosomal protein S16, with the protein MSVKIRLARFGAKKRPFYRVVVADSRVARDGKFIESLGFYNPMLPKEHELFVKVKVDRLKYWLSVGAQATDRISWFIKKGIINIETA; encoded by the coding sequence ATGTCTGTAAAGATAAGGTTAGCAAGGTTTGGAGCAAAAAAGCGTCCTTTTTATAGAGTAGTTGTTGCTGATTCTAGGGTTGCAAGAGATGGGAAGTTCATTGAATCTTTAGGTTTTTACAATCCAATGCTCCCTAAAGAGCATGAACTGTTTGTTAAAGTCAAGGTTGATAGATTAAAGTATTGGTTAAGTGTTGGTGCACAAGCAACTGACAGAATATCCTGGTTTATAAAGAAAGGTATTATTAATATAGAAACAGCTTAG
- a CDS encoding SDR family oxidoreductase has translation MLKTHKKGALITGGARRLGKAIAMFLANNGYDIAIHYNISEAHALQTKNTIEELYHQKCILIQADLIEFDSLSPIIDKTFEFMPYCNCIINSASVFYKNTLMNTSIKDFTDHYNLHIRAPLFLTQYFAKKCTTTGNVINMIDAMITKDSTKYFIYTMSKKSLLDLTKFTAVELSPKIKVNAIGPKMIPHHFLDNINHHNIMDNIEVKTILTRIAELLDDNNNETGTVNFIQ, from the coding sequence ATGTTGAAAACACATAAAAAAGGAGCATTAATTACAGGCGGTGCACGTAGGTTAGGCAAAGCAATAGCAATGTTCTTAGCTAACAATGGATATGATATAGCCATTCATTATAACATTTCTGAAGCACATGCGTTACAAACAAAAAATACTATTGAAGAATTATACCACCAAAAGTGCATTCTCATACAAGCTGATTTAATAGAATTTGATTCACTAAGTCCTATAATAGATAAGACTTTTGAATTCATGCCCTATTGTAATTGCATTATTAACAGTGCTTCAGTGTTCTACAAAAACACACTGATGAATACCTCTATTAAAGATTTTACTGATCACTATAATTTGCACATACGTGCTCCTCTATTTTTAACGCAATATTTCGCAAAAAAATGTACCACTACAGGAAATGTTATTAATATGATTGATGCAATGATTACGAAAGATAGTACAAAATATTTTATATACACAATGTCAAAAAAATCACTACTAGATTTAACAAAATTTACAGCTGTAGAATTATCACCAAAAATAAAAGTCAATGCTATTGGCCCCAAAATGATTCCTCACCACTTTCTAGATAACATAAACCATCATAATATAATGGATAACATAGAAGTTAAGACTATCCTTACCAGAATAGCAGAACTATTAGATGATAACAACAATGAAACTGGCACTGTAAATTTTATACAATAA
- a CDS encoding Trm112 family protein — protein sequence MFDHRILEILVCPLTKDKLQYNKDTNELISEKAKLAFPIRDGIPIMLIDEARKLEE from the coding sequence ATGTTTGACCATAGAATACTTGAAATACTCGTTTGTCCATTAACAAAAGACAAGTTACAATATAATAAAGACACTAACGAGTTAATTAGTGAAAAAGCCAAATTAGCATTTCCAATACGTGATGGCATTCCAATTATGCTGATCGATGAAGCCAGAAAACTAGAAGAGTGA
- a CDS encoding NifU family protein, translating to MFIQIGETPNPNTLKFMPGMPINNGKVSEFADSVAAEGSSLATALFKIEYVKSVFFGGDFVSVTKSDDIEWDVLKPEILTVIMEFLTLNSDNATESFDQEELEEFFDEKDIEMVGKIKELIDNYVKPAVIQDGGDIKFKGYSNGIVFVKLRGACSGCPSASITLKEGIYNMLSYYIPDIQGVESIQ from the coding sequence ATGTTTATACAAATTGGGGAGACTCCAAATCCTAATACTTTAAAATTTATGCCAGGTATGCCTATTAATAATGGTAAGGTTAGTGAATTTGCTGATAGTGTGGCAGCTGAAGGTTCTTCTCTTGCAACAGCATTATTCAAAATTGAATATGTAAAAAGTGTATTTTTTGGAGGTGATTTCGTTTCAGTAACAAAATCTGATGATATTGAGTGGGATGTTTTGAAACCAGAAATTTTGACAGTAATTATGGAATTTCTAACACTTAATTCGGATAATGCTACTGAAAGTTTTGATCAGGAAGAACTGGAAGAGTTTTTTGATGAAAAAGATATTGAAATGGTTGGTAAAATTAAAGAGTTAATAGATAATTATGTAAAACCTGCTGTTATCCAAGATGGTGGAGATATAAAGTTTAAAGGATACAGTAATGGTATTGTTTTTGTAAAATTGAGAGGAGCATGTTCAGGGTGTCCAAGTGCCTCAATTACTCTGAAAGAAGGTATATATAATATGTTGAGCTATTATATTCCGGATATACAAGGTGTAGAGAGTATTCAGTAG
- the rho gene encoding transcription termination factor Rho, with amino-acid sequence MQPVTGVVQKEEEKEVVEVQEEIIEEKEEEKVPEQQEVKVLDLSELKKKTIEDLLKIAEDLGVVSNGRMLKQEIIFHLMKKVVSDGGAAIGGGVVEILSDGFGFLRSPEANYAASGDDVYISAGQIKKFNLRTGDIVSGEIRAPSEKERYFTLVKAHSINFTDMAKLQRYVHFDDLIPLYPEERILLECNDPISVSKKDISMRVIDIVAPLGKGQRALIVAPPRAGKTIILQQIAHSISVNHPDIELIVLLIGERPEEVTDMCRSVKGEVVSSTFDEPGYRHVQLAEIVIEKAKRMVEHKKNVVILLDSITRLARAYNSVIPSSGKVLTGGVDSNALQRPKRFFGAARNIENGGSLTIIATALIETGSKMDEVIFEEFKGTGNCEIILDRKISDKRVYPAIDISKSGTRKEDMLIDSVCLKKVWLLRRLLSSMGSVEAMEFLRDKLLITKDNNEFFDMMNS; translated from the coding sequence ATGCAGCCCGTGACAGGTGTTGTACAGAAAGAAGAAGAGAAAGAAGTAGTAGAGGTACAAGAGGAAATAATAGAAGAGAAAGAAGAAGAGAAAGTACCAGAACAACAAGAAGTAAAAGTGTTAGATCTGAGTGAGCTAAAAAAGAAGACAATAGAAGATTTGTTGAAAATAGCAGAAGACCTTGGAGTGGTTAGTAATGGTAGAATGCTGAAACAAGAAATAATATTTCACTTAATGAAAAAAGTAGTAAGTGATGGAGGTGCAGCAATAGGAGGAGGGGTAGTAGAGATATTATCTGATGGTTTTGGATTCTTAAGGTCTCCTGAAGCAAATTATGCTGCAAGTGGTGATGATGTATATATTTCTGCAGGACAAATAAAAAAGTTTAATTTAAGAACAGGTGATATAGTAAGTGGTGAAATAAGAGCGCCAAGTGAGAAAGAAAGGTATTTTACGTTAGTAAAAGCACATAGTATAAACTTTACAGATATGGCAAAGTTACAAAGATATGTACACTTTGATGATTTAATACCTTTGTATCCAGAAGAAAGAATATTATTAGAATGTAATGATCCTATCAGCGTGAGTAAAAAAGATATAAGCATGAGAGTAATAGATATAGTTGCTCCATTAGGTAAAGGACAAAGAGCGCTGATAGTTGCTCCACCAAGAGCAGGAAAAACAATAATATTACAACAAATAGCACATTCAATATCTGTAAATCATCCAGATATAGAATTGATAGTTTTACTTATAGGTGAAAGACCAGAAGAAGTGACAGATATGTGTAGATCTGTGAAAGGAGAGGTAGTAAGTTCTACATTTGATGAACCTGGATATAGACATGTACAACTTGCAGAAATTGTAATAGAAAAAGCAAAAAGAATGGTAGAACATAAAAAGAATGTAGTGATATTACTTGATTCAATTACAAGATTAGCAAGAGCATATAATTCAGTAATACCGTCATCAGGAAAAGTATTAACTGGTGGAGTAGATTCTAATGCTTTACAAAGACCAAAAAGATTTTTTGGAGCGGCAAGAAATATAGAGAATGGAGGATCATTGACAATAATAGCAACGGCACTGATTGAAACAGGGTCAAAAATGGATGAAGTGATATTTGAAGAATTTAAAGGTACAGGAAATTGTGAAATAATATTAGATAGAAAAATATCTGATAAAAGAGTATATCCAGCAATAGATATTTCAAAATCTGGTACAAGGAAAGAAGATATGTTGATAGATAGTGTGTGTTTGAAGAAAGTATGGTTATTAAGAAGGCTATTGTCATCGATGGGATCTGTTGAAGCAATGGAATTTTTAAGGGATAAATTGTTGATAACCAAAGACAATAATGAATTCTTTGATATGATGAATAGTTAA
- the rpmI gene encoding 50S ribosomal protein L35, whose protein sequence is MPKLKTKSSVKKRFSVTATGKIKSTQSAKRHGMTKRSKRSIRVQRGTAIMNSSDSRIVKLFMPYSR, encoded by the coding sequence ATGCCAAAGTTAAAAACTAAGTCTTCTGTTAAAAAGAGATTTAGTGTTACAGCAACAGGTAAAATAAAGTCTACTCAATCTGCAAAAAGACATGGTATGACTAAAAGAAGTAAAAGGAGTATTCGCGTTCAACGTGGTACTGCTATTATGAATTCTTCTGATTCACGTATAGTTAAACTTTTTATGCCTTATAGCAGGTAG
- a CDS encoding Fe(3+) ABC transporter substrate-binding protein — MMRLIACLGIIAVVILAFSFFTKKQQVQDLTQEVRVYSSRKEELLHSLFKQFTKETGINVKYINDEAAQLINRMENEGTATSADVFLTADAVNLILAKKKGLLQPVQSEVLNQAIPSKYRDSEGFWFGLTKRARVIVYNKDLVEKSDLSTYEHLANTKWKDKILVRSSSSPYNQSLIAFMIANNGIENTKIWVKGLVSNMARKPSGGDIDQIYAVAADEGSIAIVNSYYFGRIAASDKKSDQIAVKKLGIFFPNQETTGTMINISGGAVTKNAKNKQNAIRLLEFLTSVKAQKVYAQVNQEYPVVEGVELSEILGTFGSFKESNLPLQELEKHLTEAVKMADECGWR, encoded by the coding sequence ATGATGAGATTAATTGCTTGTCTTGGTATTATAGCTGTTGTTATCCTAGCCTTTAGTTTTTTTACTAAAAAGCAGCAGGTTCAAGATTTAACACAAGAAGTACGAGTATATTCATCTCGCAAGGAAGAATTATTACATAGTTTGTTTAAACAATTTACTAAAGAAACTGGTATAAATGTTAAATACATCAATGACGAAGCCGCTCAACTTATTAATAGAATGGAAAATGAGGGTACTGCTACTTCAGCTGATGTATTTTTAACTGCAGATGCTGTTAATCTTATTCTTGCTAAAAAGAAAGGATTGTTGCAACCTGTTCAATCTGAAGTGTTGAATCAAGCAATTCCTAGTAAGTATAGAGATAGTGAGGGGTTTTGGTTTGGGTTAACTAAGCGTGCAAGGGTGATAGTATATAACAAAGATTTAGTTGAAAAGAGTGACTTAAGTACATATGAGCACCTTGCAAATACAAAATGGAAAGATAAAATTTTAGTAAGATCTTCTAGCAGTCCATATAACCAGTCTTTAATTGCTTTTATGATAGCAAATAATGGTATAGAAAATACTAAGATTTGGGTTAAAGGTTTAGTTTCAAATATGGCTAGGAAGCCTAGTGGTGGGGATATAGATCAAATTTATGCTGTTGCAGCAGATGAAGGTAGTATAGCTATAGTTAATAGTTATTATTTTGGTAGGATTGCAGCTTCTGATAAGAAGAGTGATCAGATTGCAGTTAAAAAACTTGGTATCTTTTTCCCTAATCAGGAAACCACAGGTACTATGATTAACATTAGTGGTGGTGCTGTAACAAAGAATGCAAAGAATAAGCAGAATGCTATAAGATTGTTAGAGTTTTTAACTAGCGTGAAAGCACAAAAGGTCTATGCTCAAGTTAATCAAGAATATCCTGTTGTAGAAGGGGTAGAGCTCTCAGAGATTTTAGGGACTTTTGGTTCATTTAAGGAGAGCAATTTGCCTTTACAAGAATTAGAGAAACATTTGACTGAAGCTGTTAAAATGGCAGATGAGTGTGGGTGGAGATAG
- a CDS encoding DnaJ domain-containing protein, with protein MWFIFLVIFSIIGVIFVLPIVALLILLLLKRNSIISISEIMTSTLNKVINDANVYNSPQNTSSSLSRGEALEILGLDKNASQEQINTAYHKLMKSMHPDKGGSPYLAQKLNEARDTLLN; from the coding sequence ATGTGGTTTATCTTTCTAGTAATATTCTCTATAATAGGCGTTATATTTGTATTGCCAATTGTTGCATTGCTTATACTTCTACTATTAAAAAGAAATAGCATAATAAGTATTAGTGAAATAATGACCTCTACTTTAAATAAAGTTATAAATGACGCAAATGTATATAATAGTCCACAAAACACAAGTAGTAGCTTATCTAGAGGAGAAGCATTAGAAATATTAGGACTAGATAAAAATGCAAGCCAAGAACAGATTAACACAGCTTATCATAAGCTCATGAAATCCATGCATCCAGACAAGGGAGGATCTCCTTATCTAGCACAAAAATTAAATGAAGCACGTGACACGTTATTAAATTAA